A portion of the Verrucomicrobiota bacterium genome contains these proteins:
- the cysC gene encoding adenylyl-sulfate kinase → MSSPTPTTEQLKIVIVGHVDHGKSTFVGRLFYDTGRLPEGKLEQLQKIAERRGVPFEWANLMDALQSERDQNITIDTAQIWFQTKKRQYVIIDAPGHKEFLKNMVTGAANAEAALLLIDANEGIQENSRRHGYLLNLLGIRQIAVLVNKMDLQDYAQARFAQIETDYRAWLSSIGVQAKVFIPIAAKHGDNIASRSPNMPWWSGPTVLDVLDDFKVSELPKDQPLRFTIQDVYRFDERRILAGRVESGTLKVGDRLVFCPTNKTSTVKTIERWNAPARDSATAGESVGITLAEQIFVERGAVAALESAPPYELPRFKTRLFWLGRKPFRKGAVYKLKLAAQEVDCEIDSIERVIDASTLQTLSRQHHEIFVGRHEVAELHLHTKRPVAFDAHTQIVPTGRFVIVDGFDVSGGGIIVEDDYPKRTADSLHKSKNIYWSEGKVTSRQRALRNRHSGGVVWLTGLSGSGKSTIATELDRELFNRGQHSYVLDGDKIRHGLCRDLGFSPSDRKENIRRVGEVAKLFADAGIICITAFISPYRSDRKLVRDMLTEGKFIEVFVNAPLVVCEQRDPKGLYAKARANEIKEFTGISAPYESPEAPEIELHTDRLSVAESVGRILEYLHVQDADNAVMI, encoded by the coding sequence ATGAGTTCACCGACTCCAACCACTGAACAACTCAAAATCGTTATCGTCGGCCACGTGGACCACGGCAAGTCCACGTTCGTCGGCCGGTTGTTTTACGACACGGGCCGGTTGCCTGAAGGCAAGCTGGAGCAACTTCAGAAAATCGCCGAACGCCGCGGCGTGCCCTTCGAGTGGGCGAACCTGATGGACGCGCTGCAATCCGAGCGCGACCAGAACATCACCATCGACACCGCACAGATTTGGTTCCAGACGAAGAAACGGCAATACGTCATCATCGACGCGCCCGGCCACAAGGAATTCCTGAAGAACATGGTCACCGGCGCCGCCAACGCCGAAGCCGCGCTGCTCCTCATCGACGCGAACGAAGGCATTCAGGAGAATTCGCGCCGCCACGGTTACTTGCTGAATCTGCTCGGCATCCGCCAAATCGCCGTGCTCGTCAACAAAATGGATTTGCAGGATTACGCCCAGGCGCGCTTCGCTCAGATCGAAACGGATTACCGGGCCTGGCTGTCCAGCATTGGCGTGCAGGCGAAGGTTTTCATTCCTATTGCCGCCAAGCATGGCGACAACATCGCTTCCCGCAGCCCCAACATGCCCTGGTGGTCCGGGCCAACGGTCCTCGACGTGCTCGATGATTTTAAGGTTTCCGAATTGCCCAAGGATCAGCCGCTGCGCTTTACGATCCAGGATGTCTATCGCTTTGACGAACGCCGCATCCTGGCCGGGCGCGTCGAGTCCGGCACGCTCAAGGTCGGCGACCGGCTCGTTTTCTGCCCGACCAACAAGACGAGCACGGTGAAGACGATCGAACGGTGGAACGCACCCGCCCGCGATTCCGCCACAGCGGGAGAGTCCGTGGGGATCACGCTGGCCGAGCAGATCTTTGTCGAACGCGGCGCGGTCGCGGCGTTGGAAAGCGCGCCGCCTTACGAACTGCCCCGGTTCAAAACACGCCTGTTCTGGCTGGGCCGAAAGCCGTTCCGCAAAGGCGCCGTGTATAAGTTGAAGCTGGCAGCGCAGGAGGTCGATTGCGAAATCGACTCCATCGAGCGCGTGATCGACGCGTCCACGCTTCAGACGTTGTCCCGCCAGCACCACGAAATCTTCGTTGGCCGGCACGAAGTGGCCGAATTGCACCTCCACACCAAACGGCCGGTCGCTTTTGATGCGCACACGCAAATCGTCCCGACCGGGCGTTTCGTGATCGTGGACGGTTTTGATGTCTCCGGCGGCGGGATCATTGTCGAAGACGATTACCCGAAACGCACGGCCGATTCACTTCACAAGAGCAAGAACATCTACTGGAGCGAAGGCAAGGTTACGTCTCGGCAGCGCGCGCTTCGCAACAGGCACTCCGGCGGCGTCGTTTGGCTGACCGGATTGTCCGGCTCCGGCAAATCCACGATCGCGACGGAACTGGACCGGGAGTTGTTCAATCGAGGCCAGCACTCCTATGTGCTCGACGGCGATAAGATTCGTCACGGCCTTTGCCGGGATTTGGGATTCTCTCCGTCCGACCGCAAAGAGAATATTCGCCGCGTCGGGGAAGTGGCCAAACTGTTTGCGGACGCCGGAATCATTTGCATCACCGCGTTCATTTCACCCTATCGCTCCGATCGCAAACTCGTCCGCGATATGCTGACGGAAGGCAAGTTCATCGAAGTTTTCGTGAACGCTCCTCTCGTGGTCTGTGAGCAACGCGACCCGAAAGGCCTGTATGCCAAGGCGCGCGCCAACGAAATCAAAGAATTCACCGGCATTTCCGCGCCGTACGAATCTCCGGAAGCTCCGGAGATCGAACTTCACACCGACCGCCTGAGTGTGGCGGAGTCCGTAGGCCGGATTCTGGAATACCTCCACGTCCAGGACGCCGACAACGCCGTCATGATTTAG
- a CDS encoding iduronate-2-sulfatase: MLARVERGEVRERGHSARSVASCCIVEFTRGLQPNAFLGRICFVNLLRCSTLVIVVVCTTPLFGAATAAESSRSKPNVLLVCVDDLKPLLGCYGAKRIVSPNIDRLASRGLLFERAYCNQAVCAPSRNALMTGMRPTTLGIYDLGTNFRVAASNAVTLSQYFMRHGYRAEALGKIFHVGHGNFNDAASWSVPHFGGNSIAYVLPESRARQGLTREEALFANQTNAAKLPRGAAYESADVPDNAYPDGKIAEEAIRRLQSAKANPAQPFFLAVGFLKPHLPFCAPKKYWDLYRRESFEVPALRLPPQGAPKYAPSGWGELRQYTDIPQTGPLDDEKARTLIRGYHAAVSYMDAQLGRVLGELDRLGLTSNTIVVLWGDHGWHLGDHGLWCKHTNYEQATRIPLIISAPGFTKPGSRTGALAETVDIYPTLCELAGLPAPNNPQPLEGKSLVPVLKKPSRASKEAVFHVYPRSRPGDGAILGRAARTDRYRLVEWKKPGAPAGTAEFELYDYKKDRLETKNLAAEEPKLVKKLHALLLAQPEAKPQITAARATAAKPNPNRAALFARKDTNADGKLTREEFLANQPDPDQAPQRFERFDANKDGILSRDEFIHMGLIPKP, translated from the coding sequence ATGTTGGCGCGCGTGGAAAGGGGCGAAGTTCGGGAACGAGGTCACTCTGCTCGCTCCGTTGCCTCCTGTTGCATTGTTGAATTTACCCGCGGCTTGCAGCCAAACGCCTTCCTCGGCAGAATCTGTTTCGTGAATCTCCTTCGATGTTCCACTCTCGTGATCGTGGTTGTTTGTACTACGCCGCTGTTCGGCGCCGCCACCGCCGCCGAAAGCTCGCGCTCCAAACCCAACGTTCTCCTGGTTTGCGTCGATGACCTGAAGCCGTTGCTCGGTTGTTACGGCGCCAAACGCATCGTCTCGCCCAACATCGACCGCCTCGCCAGTCGCGGCCTGCTTTTCGAGCGCGCTTACTGCAATCAAGCCGTTTGCGCGCCTTCGCGCAACGCACTCATGACCGGCATGCGTCCGACGACTTTAGGCATCTACGATCTCGGCACGAATTTTCGAGTCGCGGCCTCGAACGCAGTCACGCTCTCGCAGTACTTCATGCGGCACGGCTATCGCGCGGAGGCGCTGGGGAAAATCTTTCACGTCGGCCACGGGAATTTCAATGACGCTGCATCCTGGAGCGTGCCGCACTTCGGAGGTAATTCCATCGCCTACGTCCTGCCCGAAAGCCGCGCGCGGCAAGGCCTCACGCGTGAGGAAGCGCTCTTCGCGAACCAGACCAACGCGGCCAAACTTCCCCGCGGCGCGGCCTACGAATCCGCAGACGTGCCGGACAATGCGTATCCCGACGGCAAGATCGCGGAGGAGGCGATTCGCCGGCTGCAGTCCGCCAAAGCCAACCCGGCGCAGCCGTTCTTCCTCGCCGTCGGCTTCCTGAAGCCGCATCTGCCATTCTGCGCGCCGAAGAAATACTGGGACCTTTACCGCCGCGAGTCGTTCGAAGTGCCGGCGCTGCGCCTGCCGCCGCAGGGCGCGCCGAAATACGCGCCGTCCGGTTGGGGCGAGTTGAGGCAATACACCGATATCCCCCAGACCGGCCCGCTCGACGATGAGAAAGCGCGCACGCTTATTCGCGGCTATCACGCAGCCGTGAGTTACATGGATGCCCAGCTTGGCCGCGTGCTCGGCGAACTGGATCGCCTCGGCCTCACTTCGAACACGATCGTAGTTCTCTGGGGCGATCACGGCTGGCACCTGGGCGATCACGGCCTGTGGTGCAAGCACACGAATTACGAACAAGCCACTCGCATCCCGCTCATCATCTCCGCGCCGGGCTTTACGAAGCCGGGCAGCCGCACCGGCGCGTTGGCCGAGACCGTGGACATTTACCCGACTTTGTGTGAACTGGCCGGGTTGCCAGCCCCGAACAATCCGCAGCCGCTCGAAGGCAAAAGCCTTGTTCCCGTGCTCAAGAAACCGTCGCGCGCCAGCAAGGAAGCCGTCTTTCATGTCTATCCGCGCAGCCGTCCCGGCGACGGCGCGATTCTGGGCCGCGCGGCTCGCACGGACCGGTATCGCCTGGTGGAATGGAAAAAGCCAGGCGCGCCGGCCGGCACGGCCGAGTTCGAGCTTTACGATTACAAGAAGGACCGGCTCGAAACAAAAAACCTCGCCGCCGAAGAACCGAAACTCGTCAAGAAATTGCACGCATTGCTCCTGGCCCAGCCCGAAGCGAAACCGCAAATCACTGCCGCCAGGGCGACAGCCGCGAAGCCAAACCCCAACCGCGCCGCTCTGTTTGCGCGCAAAGACACCAATGCCGATGGCAAACTTACGCGCGAAGAATTCCTCGCAAATCAACCTGACCCTGACCAGGCGCCCCAACGCTTCGAGCGCTTCGATGCGAACAAGGACGGCATCCTGAGCCGCGACGAGTTCATTCACATGGGCTTGATCCCGAAGCCATGA
- a CDS encoding DUF1501 domain-containing protein, with product MNSTDIFQNEAHHFITRRHFFSRCAMGLGGVALAALMNERASFGAGTMKSATPFAPKAGHHPARAKNVIYLFMAGGPSQLELWDYKPRLVDLNGQAIPDSYLEGKRFAFMDTSFKKRSTLLGTRRKFSRHGQSGAWVSELFPHMGTIVDDITLVKTCATNLFNHAPAKLFMNTGSGQFGRPSLGSWVTYGLGSESQDLPGFVVLQSGSRGPRGGAVNWASGFLPTTFQGVPLRSGGEPILNLRTPPEVSASRQRRAIEAVRDLNLARLVETGDPEISTRISAYEMAYRMQASAPELIDISGESQTTLALYGIEDEKPSFARNCLLARRLIERGVRFVQLYHANWDSHGGPGETLESDLEKVCREVDQGSAALVKDLKARGLLDDTLVIWGGEFGRTPMGEVREKTGRNHHIDAFTMWFAGGGVKAGTVVGETDELGFGPADYRAHVHDIHATILHLLGLEHTKLTFRFQGRDFRLTDVEGDVLTRLLA from the coding sequence ATGAACTCGACCGACATCTTCCAGAACGAAGCGCACCACTTCATTACGCGCCGCCATTTCTTCAGCCGTTGCGCCATGGGCCTCGGCGGCGTCGCGCTGGCGGCGCTGATGAACGAGCGAGCTTCGTTCGGCGCCGGCACGATGAAATCGGCCACTCCCTTTGCGCCCAAGGCCGGACATCATCCGGCGCGGGCGAAGAATGTGATTTATCTGTTCATGGCCGGCGGGCCATCTCAATTGGAACTCTGGGATTACAAACCCAGGCTGGTGGATCTGAACGGCCAGGCCATTCCCGATTCCTATCTGGAAGGCAAACGCTTCGCCTTCATGGACACCTCGTTCAAGAAACGTTCGACGCTGCTGGGAACCCGGCGCAAGTTCTCGCGCCACGGCCAGTCCGGCGCCTGGGTGTCGGAGCTGTTTCCGCATATGGGGACGATTGTCGATGACATCACGCTGGTGAAGACGTGCGCGACCAATTTGTTCAATCACGCGCCGGCGAAGCTGTTCATGAACACCGGCAGCGGGCAATTTGGCCGGCCCAGCCTGGGTTCCTGGGTGACCTATGGCCTGGGGAGCGAATCCCAGGATTTGCCCGGCTTCGTCGTCCTGCAGAGCGGTTCGCGCGGACCGCGCGGAGGCGCGGTGAACTGGGCGAGCGGATTTCTGCCCACGACTTTCCAGGGTGTGCCGCTGCGATCGGGCGGCGAACCGATTCTCAATCTCCGCACGCCGCCCGAAGTCAGTGCCTCGCGCCAGCGCCGCGCCATTGAAGCGGTGCGCGATCTGAATCTGGCCCGGCTGGTTGAAACGGGCGATCCGGAAATCAGCACGCGCATTTCCGCTTACGAAATGGCTTATCGCATGCAAGCCAGCGCGCCGGAGTTGATCGATATCTCCGGCGAAAGTCAGACGACGCTCGCGCTGTACGGGATCGAGGACGAGAAGCCTTCTTTCGCGCGGAATTGTCTCCTGGCTCGCCGGCTGATCGAACGCGGCGTGCGCTTCGTCCAATTGTATCACGCCAACTGGGACAGCCATGGCGGGCCCGGCGAAACACTTGAGTCAGACCTCGAAAAGGTTTGCCGCGAAGTCGATCAAGGCTCGGCGGCGCTGGTCAAGGACCTCAAGGCGCGCGGGCTGCTGGACGACACGCTGGTGATCTGGGGCGGTGAATTCGGGCGGACGCCGATGGGCGAAGTCCGCGAGAAGACCGGGCGCAACCACCACATCGACGCGTTTACGATGTGGTTCGCCGGCGGCGGCGTGAAGGCGGGCACGGTGGTCGGCGAGACCGACGAACTGGGCTTCGGGCCGGCTGATTACCGCGCGCACGTCCACGACATCCACGCCACGATTCTGCACCTGCTCGGGCTGGAGCACACGAAGCTCACCTTCCGCTTTCAAGGCCGCGACTTTCGGCTGACGGATGTCGAGGGCGACGTGCTGACACGGCTGCTGGCGTGA
- a CDS encoding DUF1553 domain-containing protein, which translates to MRQLILPLCRCLLWAFWVGLAICSVGAATPAGKEARAKHWSFIAPQRPAMPSVQKRSWPRNAIDRFVLARLEKEKIEPAPGADRPTLVRRAYLDLIGLPPAPAEVEAFVKDPSPDAYEKLVERLLQSAHHGERWGRWWLDVARYADSNGYSIDAPRSIWRYRDWVVNALNRDFPFDQFVVWQLAGDLLPDAALEQQIATGFHRNTQINQEGGIDKEQFRIDSIFDRVATTGAAFLGLTVGCAQCHDHKYDPITQKEYYRLFAFLNNADEPDIPVASPAQVEQAERIEAKVTAYLRGIPETDPAIWERMLAWEQSLTPAQRQAQSEEVRAAFDVRFEKRNEEQKQVALTAFVEQAPANKTHQSAIAKLRRQKPRIDTTLVMRELSRPRETHFFIKGDFTRPGEKVEPGVPAVLHRFPDGETPNRLGFARWLVSRENPLLARVTVNRIWQQYFGKGLVETENDFGTQGSAPSHLELLDWLATEFMAEGWSLKALHRLIATSATYRQSSRLRPELNAIDPNNRLLARQSRLRLDGEVVRDVGLAASGLLTPKLGGPPVFPPQPEGVMSLGQLKRDWNVSTGGDRYRRGLYTFFFRATPHPALVVFDAPDSFSTCTRRIRSNTPLQALTLLNDGAYYEFARALAERTLRECGKNDSERLEYAFRLCVARAPTSKEAERLNQVLGAELNELREHPDEIKSQKVPDGLDAAQFAAWTTVSRVMLNLDETITRE; encoded by the coding sequence GTGAGACAACTGATTCTGCCTTTGTGCCGATGCTTGCTTTGGGCGTTCTGGGTTGGCCTCGCGATCTGCTCGGTCGGCGCCGCAACCCCGGCAGGCAAAGAGGCCCGCGCGAAGCATTGGTCGTTCATCGCGCCGCAGAGACCCGCCATGCCTTCGGTTCAAAAGCGGAGTTGGCCGCGCAACGCGATAGATCGCTTTGTTCTAGCGCGGCTGGAGAAGGAGAAGATCGAACCGGCGCCCGGAGCCGATCGCCCCACCCTCGTGCGCCGCGCTTATCTGGACTTGATCGGCTTGCCGCCTGCGCCGGCGGAGGTCGAGGCCTTTGTCAAAGACCCTTCGCCCGACGCTTACGAAAAGCTCGTCGAGCGCTTGCTCCAATCCGCGCACCATGGCGAACGCTGGGGACGCTGGTGGCTGGACGTGGCGCGTTACGCCGATTCCAACGGCTACAGCATTGACGCGCCCCGCTCGATCTGGCGTTACCGCGATTGGGTGGTCAATGCGCTGAACCGCGATTTTCCGTTCGATCAATTCGTGGTCTGGCAGCTCGCAGGCGATCTGCTGCCCGACGCGGCGCTGGAGCAGCAGATCGCGACCGGTTTTCATCGGAACACCCAGATCAATCAGGAAGGCGGGATTGACAAAGAACAATTCCGCATCGATTCGATATTCGACCGCGTGGCCACGACGGGCGCGGCGTTTCTGGGGCTGACCGTCGGTTGCGCCCAGTGCCACGATCACAAGTACGATCCGATCACGCAGAAGGAGTACTATCGCTTGTTCGCGTTCCTGAACAACGCGGACGAACCCGACATTCCGGTCGCGTCCCCGGCGCAGGTGGAGCAAGCCGAGAGGATCGAAGCCAAGGTCACGGCGTATCTTCGCGGGATTCCTGAAACAGATCCGGCGATTTGGGAGCGGATGCTGGCGTGGGAACAATCCTTGACGCCGGCGCAGCGCCAGGCGCAATCCGAAGAAGTGCGCGCCGCGTTCGACGTTCGATTTGAGAAACGGAACGAAGAGCAAAAGCAAGTGGCGTTGACGGCATTCGTTGAGCAAGCCCCGGCGAACAAAACCCATCAAAGCGCGATCGCGAAGCTACGCCGGCAAAAGCCGAGAATCGACACGACCCTGGTGATGCGCGAACTTTCCCGCCCCCGGGAAACGCACTTCTTCATCAAAGGCGATTTCACGCGTCCGGGCGAAAAGGTCGAGCCCGGTGTGCCCGCCGTGCTTCACCGGTTTCCAGACGGTGAAACGCCAAACCGGCTGGGCTTCGCGCGCTGGCTGGTGTCGCGCGAGAATCCATTGCTGGCACGGGTCACGGTAAATCGCATCTGGCAGCAGTACTTCGGGAAAGGACTTGTCGAAACCGAAAACGATTTCGGCACGCAAGGGAGCGCGCCTTCGCATCTCGAACTCCTTGATTGGCTGGCGACCGAATTCATGGCGGAAGGCTGGAGTCTGAAGGCCCTGCACCGCTTGATTGCGACCTCCGCCACCTACCGGCAATCCTCGCGCCTTCGTCCGGAATTGAATGCCATCGATCCCAATAATCGTCTGCTGGCGCGGCAGAGCCGGTTGCGGCTCGATGGCGAGGTGGTCCGGGATGTCGGCCTGGCCGCGAGCGGGCTGCTCACGCCCAAACTCGGCGGCCCTCCCGTATTTCCGCCGCAGCCGGAAGGAGTCATGAGCCTTGGACAATTGAAGCGCGACTGGAACGTCAGCACGGGCGGGGATCGATATCGCCGCGGCCTTTACACGTTTTTCTTTCGCGCGACCCCGCATCCCGCGCTGGTGGTATTCGACGCGCCGGATTCCTTCAGCACGTGCACGCGGCGCATTCGCAGCAACACGCCTTTGCAAGCGCTCACGTTGCTCAACGATGGCGCCTACTATGAATTTGCCCGCGCGCTGGCCGAGCGGACCTTGCGCGAGTGCGGGAAGAATGATTCCGAGCGATTGGAATACGCATTCCGGCTTTGCGTGGCCCGCGCGCCCACCTCGAAAGAAGCTGAACGCCTGAACCAAGTGTTGGGCGCGGAGCTGAATGAACTTCGGGAGCATCCGGATGAGATCAAATCCCAGAAGGTTCCCGATGGCCTAGACGCCGCGCAGTTCGCCGCCTGGACGACGGTGTCGCGGGTCATGCTCAATTTGGATGAAACGATCACACGCGAATGA